In the genome of Candidatus Omnitrophota bacterium, the window ATTGGACAGTCGATTCTCGCAATCCCTGCGGCGAACAAAAGGCTGGCGATTCGCCCAATTCGTTTACCGTCGATTCGTCCCTTGCTAATCCGTTGGCGGGGTTCGCCGATAATCCGGCGCTGGTCCTAATCCGCGGTGACGGTCTCTTGGCTTCATCTCCCTTGGATGGAAACGGAACGCCCACCTATGGCTGCCTGGCTGAAACGCGCCATATTGAACCGGCCAAGGATCGATTCGGAAACGAAAACGGGGCCGTCCGATTTTCCGGAAATGGAATGCTGCGCTACCAACTGCCTTATTTTCCAGCGGATGAATATACGTTTCTCGTTTGGGTTTATCCCGAAACGCCGCCAACCGTCCATATCGCCCAGATCGTCAGCGCTTGGATTCGAGGCGGCGACGATCCCCTGCGGGTGACGCTGCAAGGCGGAAAAATCTATGGCCGCATCGAAGGCTTTACCGGCGCCAATACGAAAGGCATTCCCGTCAATAACAAGGAATGGCTGCACGTCGCCGCCGTGAAATCGGGCAGTCAATTGTCGCTTTACATCAACGGGAAACTAGCGGATTCCACCAACGCTCCCATTTATCTGCCCACCCTAGCGCAAGATTTCGCGCTAGGCGCCAATCCCCATTACGAAGGAAACGAGTATTTCACGGGATGCCTGGACGACTTTGCTTTCTATGCGAAAGCCATGAACGCCGAACAGATCGCAGAAGCGTTTAATAATGGAAATCGCAGTAAAGAATGATAGCCCCCAGGGCGAAAAGGGGGAGCCTAAAAGAACGACGTCATATCGTCGCCGAGCGATTTCTTGAAGTCCGTATGAGTGTTCGAGCGGCCTAAATCGTAACCGATCCAGATATCCCCATCGGACACCACTCCGTTGGACGGTCGGTAGGCGACGGAGCGGCCGCCTCCATAATTGACGTCCAGCTCGTCCTTATCGGGTCCGCATGCCATAAATGTCCACATCGAACCGTTGGGGGTGTTCGGGCAATCGCTGGTGCCGTACGCGTAAAACAAGCCATTGGCGAAGGGATCGATGGGGATGGAACTAATATAGGATACCGGAGTCGTCAGCAGCGCGTATACGCGTCCGTCATGATACGGTTCGTAGCATCCAAGGATATTCGCCTTGGCGCAGGTTTGCCCGAAATAATTCCCTTTCAATGCGCATAATTCTTCTGGTCCCACTCCCGCATCGTTTCCATCCTGCATCCAGACATTCTTATCCATTTTTCGCATGATGTTCTGCTGGTATAGCATTTTCAAATCGCTCATAGAACGGGACGCCTTGGCGCGCACTTGCGCATTTAAGAAATTCGGCACAGCGATGGCGGCTAAAATTCCAATAATGGCGACGACGATCAGCAATTCGATAAGAGTAAACGCCTTTTTGGAGTTCACCATAATCGCTCTTCCCTTATTCGTTTTCGGCGCGGCGCTGTTCGCATAAAGTATAGACTATTCCGCCGTATAGATTATATTCGTCCAATCTTGGCGGAAGACAAGGGCGGAGTTTTTTTTGCTCTTGCGTTATTTCCTAACCGCCATGATTCGCGTTATCGTTCTTTTACGAATACATTGCCCAATATCTGCACCTGTCCTGGCCGATCCAAAGGCGCGGAAATTTTATCGGGGCCGCTGAGTTTATTGCCCATGACAACGGCGGTTTGGATATTCTCGCCGATGAATATGTCCGGCGCAGCAATAAGTTTGTTGAAAAATTCGCATCCCTGCGCG includes:
- a CDS encoding prepilin-type N-terminal cleavage/methylation domain-containing protein, translating into MVNSKKAFTLIELLIVVAIIGILAAIAVPNFLNAQVRAKASRSMSDLKMLYQQNIMRKMDKNVWMQDGNDAGVGPEELCALKGNYFGQTCAKANILGCYEPYHDGRVYALLTTPVSYISSIPIDPFANGLFYAYGTSDCPNTPNGSMWTFMACGPDKDELDVNYGGGRSVAYRPSNGVVSDGDIWIGYDLGRSNTHTDFKKSLGDDMTSFF